A single genomic interval of Triticum aestivum cultivar Chinese Spring unplaced genomic scaffold, IWGSC CS RefSeq v2.1 scaffold135822, whole genome shotgun sequence harbors:
- the LOC123172443 gene encoding probable peroxygenase 4 yields the protein MAGHRQSLAAASLKLPALLLLWIFSLNWGHAVAHFDPANMTELQKHVSFFDHNKDGFITPVETIQGFVAIGCEYAFATAASASIHGALAPQTTPAGTPLPHLTIYVENIHKAMHGSDSGVYDPKGRFLPQKFEELFKTYAILRPDALTLAEMHAMLFAKRDLDPISWAPPEIEWGLLFTLASDWLGFLHKDSVRGIYDGSVFTKLEKKWHPSQSDI from the exons ATGGCCGGTCATCGACAATCGTTGGCAGCGGCTTCTCTGAAGCTCCCAGCTCTTCTGCTTCTGTGGATCTTCAGCTTGAACT GGGGGCATGCCGTCGCGCACTTTGATCCTGCAAACATGACCGAACTGCAGAAACATGTCTCCTTTTTCGACCACAACAAGGATGGCTTCATCACTCCTGTGGAAACCATCCAAG GGTTTGTTGCAATCGGTTGCGAGTATGCATTTGCTACTGCTGCCTCAGCCTCCATTCACGGTGCCCTTGCTCCTCAAACAACCCCG GCTGGTACACCACTGCCTCACTTGACAATATACGTGGAGAATATCCACAAAGCTATGCATGGAAGTGATTCGGGTGTATACGATCCTAAAGGAAG GTTTCTTCCCCAAAAGTTTGAGGAATTATTCAAAACATATGCAATACTCCGACCAGATGCGTTGACACTTGCAGAGATGCATGCGATGCTCTTTGCTAAACGAGATCTAGACCCGATATCATG GGCGCCACCCGAGATAGAGTGGGGGCTATTATTCACGCTTGCAAGCGATTGGCTTGGATTTCTTCACAAGGACAGTGTTAGAGGTATATACGATGGAAGCGTGTTTACCAAGTTGGAGAAGAAATGGCACCCTTCTCAAAGTGATATATGA